A genomic region of Pristiophorus japonicus isolate sPriJap1 chromosome 20, sPriJap1.hap1, whole genome shotgun sequence contains the following coding sequences:
- the rgs3a gene encoding regulator of G-protein signaling 3a isoform X8: MKNRLGFLRRRNESGPGSNAAKLDKVIKTVKPSSEEALKWGESLDKLLIHKYGLAAFRAFLRTEFSEENLEFWLACEEYKKAKSQSKMTSKAKKIFGEYIAIQSCKEVNLDSYTREHTKENLQKVSRSCFDLAQKRIYGLMEKDSYPRFLRSDLYLDLINQKKQSASS, translated from the exons ATGAAAAACCGCTTGGGATTTCTACGACGGCGGAATGAATCCGGTCCAGGCAGCAATGCTGCGAAACTCGATAAAGTCATCAAAACTGTGAA ACCCTCGTCAGAAGAAGCTCTAAAATGGGGAGAGTCTTTGGACAAACTTCTTATACACAAAT ATGGGTTAGCAGCTTTTCGAGCTTTTTTACGCACTGAATTCAGTGAAGAGAACCTTGAGTTCTGGCTGGCATGTGAGGAATACAAAAAAGCCAAATCACAATCTAAAATGACTTCAAAGGCCAAGAAAATATTTGGGGAATATATTGCCATTCAATCCTGTAAAGAG GTTAATTTGGACTCCTATACAAGAGAGCACACCAAGGAAAACCTTCAGAAAGTGTCACGGTCCTGCTTTGATCTGGCTCAGAAAAGGATATATGGTTTGATGGAAAAGGATTCTTATCCACGATTCCTGAGATCAGATCTGTACTTGGATTTGATAAATCAGAAGAAACAGAGTGCATCGTCATAG
- the rgs3a gene encoding regulator of G-protein signaling 3a isoform X10, translated as MLHTMVDFSEKYLERAKDMKNRLGFLRRRNESGPGSNAAKLDKVIKTVKPSSEEALKWGESLDKLLIHKYGLAAFRAFLRTEFSEENLEFWLACEEYKKAKSQSKMTSKAKKIFGEYIAIQSCKEVNLDSYTREHTKENLQKVSRSCFDLAQKRIYGLMEKDSYPRFLRSDLYLDLINQKKQSASS; from the exons ATGCTACACACAATGGTTGACTTTTCAGAAAAATATCTGGAAAG AGCCAAAGATATGAAAAACCGCTTGGGATTTCTACGACGGCGGAATGAATCCGGTCCAGGCAGCAATGCTGCGAAACTCGATAAAGTCATCAAAACTGTGAA ACCCTCGTCAGAAGAAGCTCTAAAATGGGGAGAGTCTTTGGACAAACTTCTTATACACAAAT ATGGGTTAGCAGCTTTTCGAGCTTTTTTACGCACTGAATTCAGTGAAGAGAACCTTGAGTTCTGGCTGGCATGTGAGGAATACAAAAAAGCCAAATCACAATCTAAAATGACTTCAAAGGCCAAGAAAATATTTGGGGAATATATTGCCATTCAATCCTGTAAAGAG GTTAATTTGGACTCCTATACAAGAGAGCACACCAAGGAAAACCTTCAGAAAGTGTCACGGTCCTGCTTTGATCTGGCTCAGAAAAGGATATATGGTTTGATGGAAAAGGATTCTTATCCACGATTCCTGAGATCAGATCTGTACTTGGATTTGATAAATCAGAAGAAACAGAGTGCATCGTCATAG
- the rgs3a gene encoding regulator of G-protein signaling 3a isoform X9, translating into MPFFRDWSKPQPQEFHSEMLLSLLQHTSPGGGLHRRHTMKEAKDMKNRLGFLRRRNESGPGSNAAKLDKVIKTVKPSSEEALKWGESLDKLLIHKYGLAAFRAFLRTEFSEENLEFWLACEEYKKAKSQSKMTSKAKKIFGEYIAIQSCKEVNLDSYTREHTKENLQKVSRSCFDLAQKRIYGLMEKDSYPRFLRSDLYLDLINQKKQSASS; encoded by the exons ATGCCATTTTTCAGAGATTGGTCAAAGCCACAACCACAGGAGTTTCATTCAGAAATGCTTTTGAGTTTGCTTCAGCATACAAGTCCTGGTGGGGGCTTGCATCGACGACACACCATGAAGGA AGCCAAAGATATGAAAAACCGCTTGGGATTTCTACGACGGCGGAATGAATCCGGTCCAGGCAGCAATGCTGCGAAACTCGATAAAGTCATCAAAACTGTGAA ACCCTCGTCAGAAGAAGCTCTAAAATGGGGAGAGTCTTTGGACAAACTTCTTATACACAAAT ATGGGTTAGCAGCTTTTCGAGCTTTTTTACGCACTGAATTCAGTGAAGAGAACCTTGAGTTCTGGCTGGCATGTGAGGAATACAAAAAAGCCAAATCACAATCTAAAATGACTTCAAAGGCCAAGAAAATATTTGGGGAATATATTGCCATTCAATCCTGTAAAGAG GTTAATTTGGACTCCTATACAAGAGAGCACACCAAGGAAAACCTTCAGAAAGTGTCACGGTCCTGCTTTGATCTGGCTCAGAAAAGGATATATGGTTTGATGGAAAAGGATTCTTATCCACGATTCCTGAGATCAGATCTGTACTTGGATTTGATAAATCAGAAGAAACAGAGTGCATCGTCATAG